In a genomic window of Actinomycetota bacterium:
- a CDS encoding aspartate-semialdehyde dehydrogenase codes for MKLFNVAVAGATGAVGEEMLQVLEARDFPVADLKLLASGRSAGKKLRYKGEELAVEELAKDSFKGIDIALFSAGGSISKEFAPAAVEAGAVVVDNSSAFRMDADVPLVVPEVNPADVRKHNGIIANPNCTTIIMLVALKPLYDYSRIKRVVVSSYQSASGAGAKGMSELIDQMRAFAAGKELHVEHFAYQLLFNLIPHIDAFQENGYTKEEMKMVHETRKIMGDMDIAVSPTCVRVPVLRAHSEAINIETEKKITPEKARELFAAAPGLTVIDDPANKAYPMPLFAAGQDDCFVGRIREDLSLENGLNFWVVGDQIRKGAALNAVQIAEELIRG; via the coding sequence ATGAAGCTCTTTAATGTCGCCGTTGCCGGGGCGACCGGCGCGGTAGGCGAGGAGATGCTCCAGGTCTTGGAGGCGCGCGATTTTCCTGTCGCCGACTTAAAGCTTCTGGCCTCGGGTCGCTCGGCGGGCAAAAAACTTCGATACAAAGGCGAGGAGTTGGCCGTCGAGGAGTTGGCTAAGGACTCTTTTAAGGGTATAGACATCGCGCTCTTTTCAGCGGGCGGCTCGATTAGCAAAGAGTTCGCGCCGGCCGCGGTCGAGGCGGGCGCGGTCGTGGTCGACAACTCCAGCGCGTTCCGCATGGACGCAGATGTGCCGCTGGTGGTGCCCGAGGTCAACCCGGCCGATGTGAGGAAACACAACGGCATTATCGCCAACCCGAACTGCACGACCATCATCATGCTGGTGGCGCTGAAACCGCTCTACGACTACAGCCGCATCAAGCGCGTGGTCGTCTCGAGCTATCAGTCGGCGTCGGGCGCCGGGGCTAAAGGCATGAGTGAGCTTATCGACCAGATGCGGGCGTTTGCGGCCGGCAAGGAACTCCATGTCGAGCACTTCGCCTATCAGCTTCTATTCAATCTCATACCGCACATCGATGCCTTTCAGGAAAACGGGTATACCAAGGAAGAGATGAAGATGGTCCATGAGACCCGCAAAATAATGGGTGATATGGATATCGCGGTCTCGCCGACCTGCGTGCGCGTCCCTGTGCTCAGGGCGCATTCGGAGGCGATAAACATCGAGACCGAGAAGAAGATAACCCCCGAGAAGGCGCGCGAGCTTTTCGCGGCCGCACCGGGTTTAACCGTCATAGACGACCCGGCGAACAAAGCGTACCCGATGCCGCTCTTCGCGGCGGGCCAAGACGACTGCTTCGTCGGGCGCATCCGCGAGGACCTCTCGCTCGAGAACGGCTTGAACTTCTGGGTCGTCGGCGACCAGATAAGGAAGGGCGCCGCGCTCAACGCGGTGCAAATCGCCGAAGAACTTATAAGGGGATGA
- a CDS encoding DEAD/DEAH box helicase, with translation MAMGEITSFLHHIEGQEEYGGQITHRRTLPARPAAYTSPRHALVDGVKARLERIGAKRLYTHQADAYDLAKEGKHVLVVSGTASGKSLCYNLPVLDELLANKKARALYLFPTKALAQDQLRALGEMDFPGACATYDGDTPREERARIRRHASVVLSNPDMLHAGIMPAHKQWAGFFLNLRYVVIDEIHILRGVFGSNVAQVIRRLRRVCRHYGSSPQFIMASATVANPDVFARRLTGLDVALVEDDGAPRGRKTWVFWNPPLLEESLNKRKSSNSETTWLLSELAKEHLRTIAFSKSRKLAELILNYVAKALFERPDIAGRIASYRAGYLPAQRRAIEERLFSGELLGVSTTNALELGIDVGALDAAIMNGFPGTISSTWQQAGRAGRAIGESLAILVAGADALDQYYINHPEFFFGQSFEEAIIDLDNAKILGRHLRCAAYELPLREEDGACFGAGFAEALQLLTATGELKERKARWYLGRPGYPAGETNIRSASQFSYDIVESDSGQLLGASDAARAFFEVHPGAVYLHQGEPYEVLALDLKERVAFVEKTPHDYYTEPHEETDISVIAEIERRALGATEFFFGQVEVATHVSAYRRKRTVTQEILGMEELDLPPVRFQTEALWFTVPDDIIGALGLNEFELAGGIHAVEHAAIALLPVFAMCDRWDIGGVSTPLHPHTGGATIFIYDGFEGGIGIAQRGFWVAAEHLARTLAAIEECPCKEGCPSCIQSPKCGNWNEPLDKKAAVAILKAIINMG, from the coding sequence ATGGCTATGGGCGAAATCACGAGCTTTCTCCACCACATCGAAGGACAAGAGGAATACGGCGGCCAAATCACGCACCGGCGCACGCTGCCGGCGCGGCCCGCGGCATACACCTCGCCGCGCCACGCGCTCGTCGATGGGGTGAAGGCGAGGCTTGAGCGTATCGGGGCTAAGCGCCTCTACACCCATCAGGCGGACGCCTACGACCTCGCCAAGGAAGGCAAGCATGTCCTGGTGGTAAGCGGGACGGCGAGCGGCAAGAGCCTCTGTTACAATCTCCCCGTCCTCGACGAGTTGCTGGCCAACAAGAAAGCGCGGGCGCTCTATCTCTTCCCGACGAAAGCGCTCGCCCAGGACCAGCTGCGCGCGCTGGGAGAGATGGACTTCCCCGGCGCTTGCGCGACCTACGACGGGGATACCCCGCGCGAGGAGCGCGCCCGCATCCGCCGGCACGCCTCGGTGGTCTTGAGTAACCCGGATATGTTACATGCCGGCATCATGCCGGCGCATAAGCAGTGGGCGGGTTTTTTCTTGAACCTGCGTTACGTGGTCATCGACGAGATACACATCCTGCGCGGCGTCTTCGGCTCGAACGTCGCCCAGGTGATACGGCGCCTGCGCCGCGTCTGCCGGCACTACGGGAGCAGCCCGCAGTTTATTATGGCCTCGGCGACGGTGGCCAACCCGGATGTTTTCGCCAGGCGCCTTACCGGGCTCGATGTCGCGCTCGTCGAGGACGACGGCGCGCCGCGCGGGCGGAAGACCTGGGTCTTCTGGAACCCGCCGCTTCTCGAGGAGAGCCTCAACAAGCGAAAAAGTTCGAACTCGGAGACGACCTGGCTCCTGAGCGAATTGGCCAAAGAGCACCTTCGAACCATCGCTTTCAGCAAGTCGCGAAAGCTCGCCGAGCTTATCTTAAACTATGTCGCCAAAGCGCTCTTCGAGCGCCCCGATATCGCCGGGCGCATCGCCTCGTACCGGGCGGGCTACCTGCCCGCGCAGCGGCGCGCCATCGAGGAGCGCCTCTTCTCGGGCGAACTTCTCGGGGTGTCCACGACCAACGCGCTCGAACTCGGTATCGATGTCGGGGCGCTCGACGCGGCTATTATGAACGGCTTTCCCGGCACCATCAGCTCGACCTGGCAGCAGGCCGGGCGCGCGGGCCGCGCCATCGGCGAATCGCTCGCTATCCTAGTGGCGGGGGCCGACGCGCTCGACCAATACTATATAAACCACCCCGAATTCTTCTTCGGGCAAAGCTTCGAGGAGGCTATCATCGACCTCGACAACGCCAAGATTCTCGGGCGCCACCTCCGATGCGCCGCCTACGAGCTGCCCCTTCGCGAAGAGGACGGGGCCTGCTTCGGCGCCGGCTTTGCCGAGGCGCTGCAGCTACTCACCGCGACCGGCGAACTCAAAGAGCGCAAGGCGCGCTGGTATTTGGGACGCCCCGGCTATCCGGCGGGGGAGACGAACATCCGCTCGGCCTCACAGTTTAGCTACGATATCGTCGAGTCCGACAGCGGACAGCTCTTGGGCGCCAGCGACGCGGCACGCGCTTTCTTCGAGGTGCACCCCGGCGCGGTCTATCTCCACCAGGGCGAGCCCTACGAGGTTCTCGCCCTCGACCTCAAAGAGCGGGTCGCCTTTGTCGAGAAGACCCCGCACGACTACTATACCGAACCGCACGAGGAGACCGACATCTCGGTCATCGCCGAGATAGAGCGGCGCGCGCTCGGGGCGACCGAGTTCTTCTTCGGCCAGGTCGAGGTGGCGACGCACGTCAGCGCGTACCGCCGGAAGCGAACGGTCACACAGGAAATTCTCGGGATGGAGGAGCTGGACCTCCCGCCGGTACGGTTTCAGACCGAGGCGCTCTGGTTTACAGTACCCGATGATATTATAGGCGCGCTCGGCTTGAACGAGTTCGAACTCGCCGGCGGCATCCACGCGGTGGAGCACGCCGCCATAGCTCTCCTTCCCGTCTTCGCGATGTGCGACCGCTGGGACATCGGCGGAGTCTCGACCCCGCTTCACCCGCACACCGGCGGCGCTACCATCTTCATCTACGACGGCTTCGAGGGCGGCATCGGCATCGCGCAGCGCGGTTTTTGGGTGGCGGCGGAGCACCTGGCGCGCACGCTCGCCGCCATCGAGGAATGCCCGTGCAAAGAAGGCTGCCCATCGTGCATCCAGTCGCCCAAGTGCGGCAATTGGAACGAGCCGCTCGACAAGAAAGCGGCGGTCGCGATTTTGAAAGCTATAATAAATATGGGTTAA
- a CDS encoding HDIG domain-containing protein has product MPTVDKHFKLSAERTGKEYRDIHEWIDLDPEHKAERHDITKIYEHGRAIEEMYGKEALEEYIGHIRDDIRAKFAHILRGLDETIEDALTSFGIKAAQRTGYKIQDSDLALLKEAGVSDDDIRHCSEVAKKALEIAERIAGKTGIRIDMELVGRGALFHDLGKSKTHALEHGAIGAGLGESFDLPKAITDIMEKHIRGGLTEEEARELGLPEKDYSLKTLEEKVVIYADRLVDIITDPDGIVTDELEAEARFEEILRGYPKYGKNDKTLSRYVGYHNELQRLM; this is encoded by the coding sequence ATGCCGACTGTTGATAAGCATTTTAAACTGAGTGCGGAAAGGACCGGCAAAGAGTATCGCGATATCCATGAGTGGATCGATCTAGATCCTGAACACAAGGCCGAGCGTCATGACATTACGAAGATATACGAGCATGGAAGGGCGATTGAGGAGATGTATGGCAAGGAGGCGCTGGAGGAGTATATCGGGCATATCCGTGATGATATTCGCGCTAAATTCGCGCACATCCTGAGGGGTCTTGATGAGACGATCGAAGATGCGCTAACCTCGTTCGGCATCAAAGCGGCGCAAAGAACGGGTTATAAAATTCAGGATTCGGATTTAGCGCTACTCAAGGAGGCGGGCGTCTCGGATGATGACATACGACATTGCAGCGAGGTCGCGAAAAAGGCCTTAGAGATCGCCGAAAGGATTGCCGGCAAGACAGGCATAAGGATCGATATGGAGCTTGTTGGACGAGGCGCCTTATTTCATGACCTTGGCAAGTCAAAGACCCATGCTCTCGAGCACGGCGCGATCGGCGCCGGACTCGGAGAGAGTTTTGATCTCCCCAAAGCGATCACCGATATCATGGAGAAGCATATAAGGGGCGGGCTTACCGAGGAGGAGGCGCGTGAACTCGGCTTGCCGGAAAAAGACTATTCTCTTAAAACCCTGGAGGAAAAAGTAGTGATCTATGCCGACAGACTGGTAGACATAATCACCGATCCCGATGGGATCGTAACCGACGAACTAGAAGCGGAAGCGCGATTTGAAGAGATACTTAGAGGCTATCCTAAATACGGCAAGAACGATAAGACCCTCAGCCGGTACGTGGGCTATCACAACGAGCTGCAGAGGCTTATGTAA
- a CDS encoding pyruvate ferredoxin oxidoreductase (catalyzes the formation of acetyl-CoA from pyruvate and coenzyme A): MATIKELSRKPELLTGGHRLCAGCGASVAVRQVLLGANDQVIGGIATGCLEVSTTPYPFSAWKIPFIHNAFENAAATISGVESAYNALKRKGKIEKEMKFVAFGGDGGTYDIGLQSLSGAMERGHNMVYVCYDNGAYMNTGIQRSSSTPFGASTTTSPAGKVRPGKPQQRKDLAQIMAAHNIPYVAQASISHWKDLVKKAEKAFSVEGPAFLNIMAPCPRGWRTPNEITIEIAKISVQTGYWPLYEVEDGEWKLNFKPKALKPITDFLKPQGRFRHLFKPGNEHLLETFQVEIDKNWSRLKKRCGVE; encoded by the coding sequence ATGGCAACGATTAAAGAGCTTAGCAGGAAACCCGAGCTTCTAACCGGCGGCCACAGGCTGTGCGCCGGTTGCGGTGCCTCTGTCGCGGTTCGCCAGGTGTTGCTTGGTGCGAATGACCAAGTTATCGGCGGTATAGCAACGGGTTGCTTGGAGGTCTCGACAACGCCGTACCCGTTTTCGGCGTGGAAGATACCATTTATCCATAATGCGTTTGAGAACGCCGCGGCCACTATCAGCGGCGTCGAGTCGGCGTACAACGCGCTCAAGCGCAAGGGCAAGATCGAAAAAGAGATGAAGTTCGTCGCGTTCGGCGGCGACGGCGGCACCTACGACATCGGCTTGCAGTCGCTCTCCGGGGCGATGGAGCGCGGCCATAATATGGTCTATGTCTGCTATGATAACGGTGCGTACATGAACACCGGTATCCAGCGGTCGAGTTCGACCCCGTTCGGCGCGTCGACGACGACCTCGCCGGCGGGCAAAGTTCGCCCGGGCAAGCCGCAACAGAGAAAAGACTTGGCGCAGATCATGGCGGCGCACAACATCCCGTATGTCGCGCAGGCCTCGATAAGCCATTGGAAAGACCTCGTCAAGAAGGCCGAGAAAGCATTTTCAGTCGAAGGCCCGGCGTTCTTGAATATTATGGCGCCGTGCCCGCGCGGCTGGAGGACACCGAACGAAATCACCATCGAGATTGCGAAAATATCGGTGCAGACCGGTTATTGGCCGCTCTACGAGGTCGAAGACGGCGAGTGGAAGCTCAACTTCAAGCCGAAGGCGCTCAAACCCATCACCGACTTCTTGAAACCGCAAGGGCGTTTTCGCCACCTCTTCAAGCCGGGCAACGAGCACCTGCTTGAGACGTTCCAGGTCGAGATAGACAAGAACTGGAGCCGGCTTAAGAAACGCTGCGGCGTGGAGTAA
- a CDS encoding TraR/DksA C4-type zinc finger protein translates to MDNNIPSIEEVSKFHGHVCPGLALGYRASEVALEWLKHHRAEDEEIIAIVENRACGIDALQYMLGTTAGKGNFFISDYGKHVYTIANRATGKALRIAVKPKGRWAKEGESREETLKRLLEMPADELFETREVEIELPGKAEVLQSVVCEDCGEAAMETKIRHYHARRLCIPCFEAESGLEA, encoded by the coding sequence GTGGACAACAATATTCCGTCGATTGAAGAGGTCTCGAAATTTCACGGGCACGTCTGTCCCGGCTTGGCGCTCGGCTACCGGGCGTCCGAGGTCGCGCTGGAGTGGCTCAAGCACCACCGCGCCGAGGACGAGGAGATAATCGCCATCGTCGAGAACCGCGCCTGCGGTATCGACGCGCTCCAGTATATGCTGGGGACGACCGCCGGCAAGGGTAACTTCTTCATCAGCGATTACGGCAAACATGTCTACACCATCGCCAACCGTGCGACCGGCAAAGCGCTTCGTATCGCGGTTAAGCCGAAGGGGCGCTGGGCGAAAGAGGGCGAGAGCCGCGAGGAGACCCTCAAGCGCCTCCTTGAGATGCCGGCCGATGAGCTCTTCGAGACCCGCGAGGTCGAAATCGAGCTGCCGGGCAAAGCCGAGGTTCTCCAATCGGTCGTCTGCGAGGATTGCGGTGAAGCCGCCATGGAGACTAAAATTCGTCACTACCACGCCCGCCGGCTCTGCATCCCCTGCTTTGAAGCGGAGAGCGGTTTGGAGGCGTAG
- a CDS encoding chromate resistance protein — protein sequence MQLKGTVYILPYNEEHYEFFQWLVSEIVSLGGEGAFARVEAIENMEERDIVDLFNRQREEEYGQIEKGIDELERRANSIRQGSENPGIKALLEKVNKYLREFDEVKRKDFFASNAGIRLEKRLKVIEDLIKGLSGIDSKRSVPAVVVKRLEEYQGKRWVTRKRPFVDRMASAWLIRKFIDEKATFDFIDEEELKALGKDVVAFDAMGAEFTHQMDMCTFEVLIKSFRLKSKALKNIAEIVHELDIKDDRHKKPEAKGVEEILIGIRKTAKDDRQALEQGMVVFEMLYASMA from the coding sequence GTGCAGCTTAAAGGCACCGTCTATATACTCCCATACAATGAGGAGCACTACGAGTTCTTCCAATGGCTGGTCTCTGAGATTGTTTCCCTGGGGGGCGAGGGAGCCTTCGCCCGTGTCGAAGCGATCGAGAACATGGAAGAGCGCGATATAGTCGATCTCTTCAACCGCCAACGAGAAGAGGAGTACGGCCAAATCGAAAAAGGAATCGACGAACTCGAAAGAAGGGCAAACAGCATAAGACAGGGGAGTGAGAACCCGGGCATTAAGGCGCTGTTGGAGAAGGTGAACAAGTACCTAAGAGAGTTCGATGAGGTAAAAAGGAAAGATTTCTTTGCGTCGAATGCCGGGATTCGCCTAGAAAAAAGATTAAAAGTCATCGAGGACCTGATCAAAGGCTTGTCGGGAATCGATTCGAAGAGGTCCGTCCCCGCCGTGGTAGTAAAACGCTTGGAAGAGTATCAAGGTAAGAGATGGGTTACGCGAAAAAGGCCTTTTGTGGATAGGATGGCGTCCGCATGGCTTATTAGAAAATTTATAGATGAGAAGGCGACCTTTGATTTTATAGATGAAGAGGAGTTAAAAGCGCTGGGAAAAGACGTCGTCGCTTTCGACGCAATGGGTGCGGAATTCACCCATCAAATGGATATGTGCACATTCGAGGTGCTTATTAAGTCGTTCAGACTTAAATCGAAAGCCCTTAAAAATATAGCCGAGATCGTCCACGAACTCGATATCAAGGACGACCGGCACAAAAAACCCGAAGCTAAAGGGGTTGAGGAGATCCTGATAGGGATAAGAAAAACCGCAAAAGACGACCGGCAAGCCCTTGAGCAAGGGATGGTAGTATTCGAGATGCTCTACGCATCTATGGCGTGA
- a CDS encoding 4Fe-4S binding protein, protein MKDAEHWGWKKYPEGALILEGGNAAYYKTGGWRTDKPAWDEEKCTQCLICWISCPDSSIIVKDEKWDSFDYDHCKGCGICAKVCPADAISMHPEGGEE, encoded by the coding sequence ATAAAAGACGCCGAGCACTGGGGTTGGAAGAAATATCCCGAGGGCGCACTCATTCTTGAGGGCGGCAACGCCGCGTATTATAAGACCGGCGGCTGGCGCACCGACAAGCCCGCGTGGGATGAGGAGAAATGTACCCAGTGCTTGATTTGCTGGATAAGCTGCCCCGACTCATCGATTATCGTAAAAGACGAGAAGTGGGATAGCTTCGATTACGACCACTGCAAGGGATGCGGCATCTGCGCGAAAGTTTGCCCGGCCGACGCTATCTCTATGCATCCCGAAGGAGGCGAGGAATAA
- the porA gene encoding pyruvate ferredoxin oxidoreductase, translating to MAKTATKQKIVAMTGNAGCAFAMKQINPDVVAAYPITPQTTIVEEFANYVANGVVDTEYVNVESEHSAMSACIGASAAGARVMTSTSSQGLALMWEELSIASALRLPIVMQTVNRALSGPINIHCDHSDSMGARDMGWIHLFAETAQEAYDNTIMAIKIAEHKNVRLPVMSMHDGFITSHAIDRFEVLDDADVKKFVGDYKPKHSLLYDPNEPVTFGPFAMPAFYYEQRKQLRVALDGSKDIVMKVTDDFAKLSGRQYGLFEEYRLDDADVAVVVLGSTAGTARYTIDAMRAQGVKVGMLKLRVFRPFPAAELAEALGKIKAVGVMDRSDTAGSLGGPVYTEIKAALYNSKLRPAIQGYVYGLGGRDTGPDQIETVVNDLVKVVKGEESPREAVTLLGVKE from the coding sequence ATGGCAAAGACGGCTACTAAGCAAAAAATTGTTGCGATGACCGGTAACGCGGGCTGCGCGTTCGCGATGAAACAGATAAACCCGGATGTCGTCGCGGCGTATCCGATTACACCGCAGACGACGATTGTCGAGGAGTTCGCGAACTACGTGGCCAATGGCGTTGTGGATACCGAATATGTCAATGTCGAGTCGGAGCATAGCGCGATGAGCGCCTGTATCGGCGCTTCCGCCGCCGGGGCTCGAGTTATGACCAGCACCTCGTCCCAGGGCCTCGCGCTCATGTGGGAAGAGCTTTCTATTGCGTCGGCGCTCAGGTTGCCGATTGTCATGCAGACCGTAAACCGGGCGCTCTCCGGCCCGATAAACATCCACTGCGACCACTCGGACTCGATGGGCGCGCGTGATATGGGTTGGATACATCTCTTCGCCGAGACGGCGCAAGAGGCCTACGATAACACGATTATGGCCATCAAAATAGCCGAGCACAAGAATGTGCGGTTGCCGGTTATGTCGATGCACGACGGTTTTATTACCAGCCATGCGATAGACCGTTTCGAGGTTTTGGACGATGCCGACGTAAAGAAGTTTGTCGGCGATTACAAACCGAAGCACTCGCTTCTATATGATCCGAACGAGCCCGTGACCTTTGGCCCGTTCGCGATGCCGGCCTTCTACTACGAGCAGAGAAAACAACTGCGTGTCGCGCTCGACGGCTCAAAAGATATCGTCATGAAGGTCACCGACGACTTCGCGAAACTATCCGGCAGGCAATATGGCCTCTTCGAAGAGTACAGGCTAGACGATGCCGACGTCGCCGTCGTGGTTCTCGGCTCGACCGCCGGAACCGCCCGCTATACCATCGACGCGATGCGCGCGCAGGGCGTCAAGGTCGGCATGCTTAAGCTGCGGGTCTTCAGGCCGTTCCCGGCGGCGGAGCTTGCGGAGGCGCTCGGAAAGATCAAAGCGGTCGGCGTTATGGACCGCTCCGATACGGCGGGTTCGCTCGGCGGGCCGGTCTACACAGAGATAAAAGCGGCGCTCTACAACAGCAAGCTGCGACCGGCTATTCAGGGATACGTCTACGGTCTAGGCGGCAGGGATACCGGACCGGATCAAATCGAGACGGTCGTAAATGACCTTGTCAAAGTAGTCAAGGGCGAAGAATCGCCGCGTGAGGCCGTTACATTACTTGGAGTAAAGGAGTAG
- a CDS encoding aspartate kinase produces the protein MGIIVQKFGGSSVADVEKIKNVAKRVVATKQAGSSVVVVVSALGDTTDELVELARQISVKPPEREMDMLLATGEQQSVALLAMAIYELGHEAISFTGYQVGIVTDDSHTKARIVDVKSERIMDALESGKICIVAGFQGVTIDNDITTLGRGGSDTTAVALAAGLNADKCEIYTDVEGVFTADPRIVPEASLVSEITYEEMLEMASSGAKVLQLRSVEYARNHNVVMQVRSSFADSAGTVVKEEDEGMERPIISGVTHNTSEGKITIYGVPDRPGIAAKVFKPLAAANINVDMIVQNVSHKGHTDISFTLDLDDVPRAQSIIEDLVREFGAQGHDLDKDIAKVSIVGAGMKSHPGVAAEMFDVLAENSINIQMISTSPIRISCVIDEGNIATAVRALHEHFQLSEEAVTDEAL, from the coding sequence GTGGGAATTATCGTGCAGAAATTCGGCGGGAGTTCCGTCGCCGATGTCGAAAAAATCAAAAATGTCGCTAAAAGGGTCGTCGCGACCAAGCAGGCCGGGAGTTCTGTTGTGGTCGTAGTATCGGCGCTTGGTGATACCACCGACGAGCTCGTCGAGTTGGCGCGGCAGATTTCCGTAAAACCGCCCGAGCGTGAGATGGACATGCTACTCGCCACCGGCGAGCAGCAATCGGTCGCGCTCTTGGCGATGGCCATATATGAACTAGGCCACGAGGCGATATCGTTCACTGGCTACCAGGTCGGCATCGTAACCGACGACAGCCACACCAAAGCGCGAATCGTCGATGTCAAGTCGGAGCGTATCATGGACGCGCTCGAGAGCGGCAAGATATGTATCGTCGCCGGTTTCCAGGGTGTGACCATCGACAACGATATAACCACGCTGGGCCGGGGCGGCTCGGATACGACGGCCGTAGCGTTGGCCGCGGGCCTCAACGCCGACAAGTGCGAGATATATACCGACGTCGAAGGGGTCTTTACAGCGGACCCGAGGATTGTGCCGGAGGCATCGCTGGTGTCCGAGATAACCTACGAGGAGATGCTCGAGATGGCGTCGAGCGGCGCCAAGGTTCTCCAGCTTCGTTCGGTCGAGTACGCGCGCAATCACAACGTCGTTATGCAGGTCAGGTCGAGTTTTGCCGATAGTGCGGGAACGGTTGTCAAGGAGGAAGATGAGGGGATGGAGAGACCTATAATCAGCGGCGTAACCCACAATACCAGCGAGGGAAAGATAACCATCTACGGCGTGCCGGACAGGCCGGGCATCGCGGCTAAGGTCTTCAAACCGCTGGCGGCGGCCAACATCAACGTCGATATGATAGTGCAGAACGTGAGCCACAAGGGCCACACAGATATCTCCTTCACTCTCGACCTCGACGACGTGCCGAGGGCGCAATCGATAATCGAAGATTTGGTGCGCGAGTTCGGCGCACAAGGACACGACCTCGACAAGGATATAGCCAAGGTATCCATCGTCGGTGCCGGCATGAAGAGCCACCCCGGTGTGGCCGCCGAGATGTTCGATGTCCTGGCGGAGAATAGTATCAACATCCAGATGATAAGCACCTCGCCGATTAGGATATCCTGCGTCATCGACGAGGGTAATATAGCGACAGCGGTCCGCGCGCTCCATGAGCACTTCCAACTCAGCGAGGAGGCGGTCACCGATGAAGCTCTTTAA
- a CDS encoding MFS transporter, protein MLPLFASYLGADPAGVGMVAAVSAFTGIFVGIPAGMLSDRVGRRRMLIFAALVFSTAPFLYLLVTQLWQLALIRLYHGVATAVFIPVAMALVVDLFHKERGEKIGWFSASTLIGRFMAPIVGGAVIGMLALNPGIGYRVVYLVCGIAGVLALLLVFSIPDQAKAKGDEQRWAEKLSSLMFIALTNKGILITSIVEAAMLFAYGTFETFLPLYSIKIGLSAYTVGAFLSAQVITLALTKPMMGRFSDRHGRKPQIIVGAIIGALCVGSISLFESFLPLLALSILLGLSLSIVTSATSALIADLSRRETHGSAMGVFGSIMDIGHTAGPLASGIVVTYFGFGKAFVMASLILIAAAFLFWLGAVAGGLVGRIEEVHDETISPFK, encoded by the coding sequence GTGCTGCCGCTTTTCGCATCGTATCTCGGTGCGGACCCGGCCGGTGTGGGGATGGTCGCCGCCGTATCCGCGTTCACGGGCATCTTCGTCGGCATACCCGCCGGCATGCTCTCAGATAGGGTGGGTCGCCGGCGAATGTTGATCTTTGCCGCCCTCGTCTTCTCAACCGCCCCGTTTCTCTACCTTCTCGTGACGCAGCTCTGGCAGCTAGCCCTTATCCGCCTGTATCATGGCGTTGCAACCGCCGTATTCATACCGGTTGCAATGGCGCTTGTAGTAGATCTCTTCCATAAGGAGAGGGGCGAGAAAATCGGGTGGTTCTCAGCATCGACCCTTATCGGCAGGTTTATGGCGCCGATAGTCGGGGGCGCCGTCATCGGCATGTTGGCGTTGAATCCGGGTATCGGTTACCGAGTTGTTTATCTGGTATGCGGAATAGCCGGCGTGCTTGCTTTGTTGCTCGTTTTCAGTATACCCGACCAGGCTAAAGCTAAGGGGGATGAGCAGCGGTGGGCGGAAAAACTAAGCTCGCTTATGTTTATAGCGCTGACCAATAAGGGAATTCTAATTACAAGCATCGTTGAGGCGGCAATGCTCTTCGCGTATGGAACCTTTGAGACATTTCTGCCGCTCTATTCGATAAAGATAGGCCTGAGTGCATATACGGTCGGGGCCTTTCTCTCGGCGCAAGTAATCACACTGGCGCTTACGAAGCCGATGATGGGCCGGTTCTCTGATAGGCATGGCAGGAAACCCCAGATAATTGTGGGAGCAATAATCGGCGCGCTCTGTGTCGGAAGTATCTCATTGTTTGAATCTTTTCTGCCGTTGCTGGCCTTAAGCATATTGCTGGGGTTAAGTCTTTCCATTGTAACGTCGGCCACTTCGGCCCTTATCGCTGATTTAAGTAGGCGTGAGACCCACGGCTCGGCCATGGGTGTTTTTGGCTCGATAATGGATATCGGGCACACTGCGGGCCCCTTAGCCTCTGGGATTGTAGTAACATATTTTGGCTTCGGAAAGGCCTTTGTGATGGCGTCCCTCATTCTTATAGCGGCCGCTTTTCTATTTTGGCTTGGTGCTGTAGCCGGCGGGTTGGTAGGGCGTATCGAAGAAGTTCACGACGAAACCATTTCCCCATTTAAGTAA